The genomic window TCACGCACGCCGCCCTCTGTCTGGCAAACGGCATCGAAGTGCACGAGGCGGCAGAAGTCGAGCTTAGCCGGGTCTGGACGAAGATCGAGCAGATCCGGGCGAAGCAGGCGGCAAAGCCGAGGGGCTCGGTGCTCCCGATCTCGCCGAGCTACAGCGGCGCGGAAGGGTGAGGCGGTCATGGGATGGGGAGATTGCGGCACCGACAGCAAGGGAAGGCCGATCGGCTACGTTCACGCGGCGACTTGCGACCATCCCGGATGCGACGCGAAGATCGACCGGGGACTGGCTTACGCTTGCGGCGGAATGCACGGGACTGGCGAAGGCGGCTGCGAGGGGTACTTCTGCGAGAAGCACCGCTACCATGTCGAGGACCCGTTCGGTTGGGTCGGCAGGCAGGAGGGCTTCGCTGTGCTGTGCGAGGCCTGCAAAAATGAACACAACGCCTACCTCGTCGAAGACCTGATCGAGGAACTGAAAGAACTTCGCGAGGGTCAGATCATGGCGCCCACCGACGCCCAACTCGCACGCCTGCGCGAGACGCTCCGCCCGACCATCGAGGAATGGGCTCGCGACTACGGCCTGCCGATGGGCAAAGAGCACGCCCAGCTCGAGAACCGTCTGGTGGCCGCGCTGCTTGCAATGCACGAGAGCGGGACGATAACGATTAACAGCAAGGCCGAGGGGCCGGAAGGAAGAGTATGAGAATAGGATTTGTGGAAGGATTATGGGTGGGTATGGCAGCGACGCTAATCCTGCTGATTTTGGTCGCAAAGACTTCGATGTGGATTTTGGATGATGCGTGTGCCCGCCAAGGTTGGAAGGGCGAGTCCTGCCAGTGCCGGAAGCTCGAAAAGGCGAAGGTGCAGCCATGACCGCCCCCGACCTCCCCGCCCGCCTCGGTGCCGTTATCCGGCAGCGGCGCGTCCTGCTCGGGCTCTCGCAGCCCGCCCTCGCCAAGCGGGTCGGGGTGACCTTCCAGCAGGTCCAGAAGTACGAGAAGGGCACGAACCAGCCGACGTTTTGCCGCCTGGTCGACCTGGCGAACGCCCTCGGCACCACCGTAGGCGACCTGGCCGCGTCCGCCCTGCGTGGGGATGCCGGGGCCCAGGACGGACTTTCCGACCGCGAGACGCTGGAGCTGATGAAGTGGCTCGCCAGCCTCAGCCCGAACCAGCGGCGGGCCGTGCGGCAGCTGGTGGACGTCATGGCGGGGGCTGCGTGAACGCCGGGCAGAACGACCCCCTCATGCCGGAGAACGAGCTGGTCGCCAAGGCCAAGCTCGACATCCGGGACGGCCGCATCCATTACCGTCTCTACCAGCAGGACGGAACCATGCAGCCGATGGACTGCCCCGATACGCCGAGCAACCGGCTATGCGTGTCCTGGATTCAGGCACACGACCGCTACACGCCAGGCGGTGCAAATGCGGCGTAAACGATTAATCAAAGGGCTGAGGCCCGAAGGAGGAGTATGGAAGAGAAGAAGGTTTTGCCGTTGAACGAACTGCTCGACACGCTGAGCGAGAAGCAAGCCACGTTCATCCTCAACGCTTTGGTGACCGCTGGTTATGTGAGCCGTGAGCTGCTGGAAGACGCGATCAAGCTGTCGCGCTGGGTCAAGCCATGACCGCGGCCCCGAGCATGTCGCTCCTGAAGCGAGCTGCAGACCGCCTGATTCGGCCCTTCTACCGGGATCCAGACTTTTACATCGGCGGCAAGGAGGACCCGTACCTGCTCCGCTGGTGGGTCATCCCACGGAACCGCTTCTTCAACATCTACCTGCACAAGTTCCTGCGGGACGACGACGACCGCGCGCTTCATGACCATCCCTGGGTCAGCCTGAGCATCATCCTGAAGGGCGGGTACATCGAGCACACCGCAACCGAAGTTCGGCGACGCTATGCAGGCAGCATTGTCTTCCGAAGGGCGAAGCACGCCCACCGGATTGAGCTGCTCCGCAATCATCGCTGCCCGGTCGTGCCACCTGGCGACGAGCCCGCCTACTTCCGGCTAAAGCCCGCCTGGACGTTGTTCGTCACCGGTCCCCGCATCCGCGAATGGGGCTTCCACTGCCCGCAAGGCTGGCGGCATTGGCGAGAGTTCACCAGCCCGGTTGATAGCGGGAACGTCGGGAAGGGCTGCGAGCCATGACGCCCTATGAACTGCGACTGGCCTGCGAGGAGCGAATCCAGCA from Tautonia marina includes these protein-coding regions:
- a CDS encoding helix-turn-helix domain-containing protein, with the translated sequence MCPPRLEGRVLPVPEARKGEGAAMTAPDLPARLGAVIRQRRVLLGLSQPALAKRVGVTFQQVQKYEKGTNQPTFCRLVDLANALGTTVGDLAASALRGDAGAQDGLSDRETLELMKWLASLSPNQRRAVRQLVDVMAGAA